The following nucleotide sequence is from Pochonia chlamydosporia 170 chromosome 4, whole genome shotgun sequence.
AAGAAGACTGCCGAGCAGCTGGAAAAGGAACAGAAAGaacgagagaagaagaaggcacgGGGTGAGGAAGTTCCAGAGGAGGTAGAAGACGATACCACAGACCTGAAGCTGCGCTACTACGAACAACAAATCAGCCTCGCGAAACACGATGATAAATATCTAGATGTGTGCAAGAACTACCGACAAGTACTCGATACTGAAGCAGTAGAGGAAGATCCTGCCAAGCTTCACCCGGTATGTCCAATCAACATGTCAACGCTTCTGCCTTACTTTTATACTGACGGTCCATCAGGTTCTTCAACGCATCATCTATTTCGTCATTCTTTCGCCCTATGATAATGAGCAGAATGATCTGCTTCATCGAATTTTCAAAGACACACGAAACTCCCAAGTCTCTCTGGATGCCGAACTTCTGCGGCTGTTCACCGTCCACGAGTTGATGCGGTGGCCAGAAATTGCCAAGAAATTTGGCCCTCACCTGTGCAGCACAGATGTGTTCGATGCACAGTCTGGCCAGTCTTCAGATGAAAAAGCTCATCAACGATGGGAGGACTTGCGAAAGCGTGTCATTGAACACAACGTCCGTGTCGTGGCCAAGTACTATACTAGAATTCGCATGGGTCGTTTGACCGAGTTACTCGACTTGGCTGAGAACGAAACTGAAAAATATATCAGCGAGCTGGTGACCTCAAAGACGGTTTATGCTAAGATTGATCGACCTGCCCGAATTGTCAGCTTTGCTAAGCCTAGAGGTGCGGATGACGTTCTGAACGAATGGAGCCATAACATGAAGAGTCTTCTGGGGCTATTGGAGAGAATTGACCACTTGATCACGAAGGAAGAGATGATGGCACGAATTCAACCCACGAATACAAAATAGACAAGGTTTGGGATCTATGAAGTTGTAGATAGGGGGGATTTGCGGGGAGTTTATACAGGAGGCGCAATAGGTCGTCGGAGCTGGATAGTCAAAACGGCTACGCTTGTACAGATTTAGACGGTCCTCA
It contains:
- a CDS encoding proteasome regulatory particle subunit (similar to Coccidioides immitis RS XP_001246698.1), with the translated sequence MSEATLKPEKDFTKEVDQQLPEAETLAKTNLQGAIEKLVALEKQTRQASDLASTSRLLVAIVTLCKNAGDWSLMNEQTLVLSKKHSQLKQAITKMVQTVVGFLDESPDLKTKLSVIETLRTVTEGKIFVEVERARVTKILSDIKKEQGDLKAATEILCELQVETFGSMDRREKTEFILAQVALCIESGDWTQAGILGRKISTRYLARKPKKTAEQLEKEQKEREKKKARGEEVPEEVEDDTTDLKLRYYEQQISLAKHDDKYLDVCKNYRQVLDTEAVEEDPAKLHPVLQRIIYFVILSPYDNEQNDLLHRIFKDTRNSQVSLDAELLRLFTVHELMRWPEIAKKFGPHLCSTDVFDAQSGQSSDEKAHQRWEDLRKRVIEHNVRVVAKYYTRIRMGRLTELLDLAENETEKYISELVTSKTVYAKIDRPARIVSFAKPRGADDVLNEWSHNMKSLLGLLERIDHLITKEEMMARIQPTNTK